A single genomic interval of Terriglobales bacterium harbors:
- the treY gene encoding malto-oligosyltrehalose synthase: MRAPIGAPIVENQQLATCLDGLCSGKDVKRPVSTYRLQFNAGFTFEDARRLLPYLHALGVSHCYASPILRARAGSQHGYDITNHNEINPEIGTPAEFAAFVRDLKSLGMGLILDIVPNHMGVGHGTNPWWQDVLENGQASAHAEFFDIDWTPLKQDLRGKVLLPVLGAAYGDELESGNLRLNFEAGSFFIAYYDKHFPIDPATYPMLFDAVGDLQSFRDDTTWRETEYPELVAVLRGFRLLAAHTSTDAAEVTDRQRRIPELKQELASIYARSEGFRGLIQKVLQTLNGSPGDPRSFDALHRILEAQAYRLAHWRVSAEEINYRRFFDVNDLVGLRMENPTVFAETHKLIRQMLADGSIDGLRLDHPDGLFNPVQYFTQIQMLYAASHCCGPQPSGAVSPNGIEEDVVSLFGSRSLAQQAPLFVLVEKILEHGEHLPPDWPVDGTVGYEFGNSLNHVFINSRTQRFFTLLYHRFIGGPVNIGTVIYESKKMIMQTSLSSELTVLTHLLQDIANTDRRARDITRALLKEAIRETIACFPIYRTYIDARGTVSDRDRGYIAEAITRAKRRNQNDNPVPFDFLRSVLLLESENGNFNSDQYRKRLRFALKFQQLSGPVMAKGLEDTACYVYSRFISANEVGGSPAQFGISLEEFHNSNIERLHDWPYSMLGTSTHDSKRSEDIRARLNVLSEMPKVWSSQVTRWRRANRAKKRTLSDGRSVPDANEEYFLYQTLVGTWPLEGQTESARKGFIERIQAYMTKAIHEAKVNLSWISQNPEYVDSLTTFITHILAPGTSKRPNPFLQQFETFIRPVQYFGCINSLAQVLLKIASPGVPDIYRGTELYDFSLVDPDNRRPVDYDTRQQLLGDLVHTRSVDENASLCREIATNLTSDRAKLWLTLRALRFRRENRDLFRRGDYAPLFAAGGVREHVISFARRLESQMVIAAVPRFAYTLMKGNVAPPIGSDVWRDCVIEVPGEAGTLTNVLTGKPVEISDGHLLCREVFADFPVALLAKS; encoded by the coding sequence ATGCGAGCTCCGATTGGTGCCCCAATCGTTGAAAATCAACAACTTGCGACCTGCCTTGATGGGCTTTGCTCCGGAAAAGACGTTAAGCGGCCGGTTAGCACCTACCGTCTGCAATTCAATGCTGGATTCACATTCGAAGATGCACGCAGACTCCTTCCCTATTTGCATGCGCTGGGAGTCTCGCACTGTTATGCATCGCCTATATTGAGGGCGCGAGCGGGAAGCCAACACGGCTACGACATTACCAACCACAATGAGATCAATCCGGAGATAGGGACACCGGCGGAGTTTGCTGCCTTCGTTCGCGATTTGAAGTCGCTCGGTATGGGTCTGATCCTCGACATCGTTCCCAACCACATGGGTGTAGGACACGGCACCAACCCATGGTGGCAGGACGTGCTCGAAAACGGCCAGGCGTCCGCGCACGCCGAGTTCTTCGATATCGACTGGACGCCGTTAAAACAGGACCTTCGCGGCAAGGTGCTGCTACCGGTACTCGGCGCCGCCTATGGGGACGAACTCGAAAGTGGCAACCTGCGCCTGAACTTCGAGGCTGGATCGTTCTTCATCGCGTACTACGACAAGCACTTCCCCATCGATCCGGCCACGTACCCCATGCTTTTCGACGCTGTCGGCGATCTGCAATCCTTCCGTGATGACACAACGTGGCGCGAAACCGAATACCCGGAACTGGTCGCGGTACTTCGCGGATTCCGGCTGTTGGCTGCCCATACAAGCACGGACGCTGCGGAAGTTACCGATCGGCAGCGACGCATTCCCGAACTGAAGCAGGAGTTGGCAAGCATCTATGCGCGCTCGGAGGGGTTCCGTGGCTTAATCCAAAAGGTGCTCCAAACTTTGAACGGTTCACCTGGCGATCCACGCAGTTTTGACGCACTGCATCGCATCCTGGAGGCGCAGGCATACCGACTCGCCCACTGGCGCGTATCAGCCGAAGAGATCAACTACCGGCGCTTCTTCGATGTGAACGACCTCGTCGGGTTGCGGATGGAAAACCCGACTGTCTTCGCCGAAACGCACAAGTTGATACGGCAGATGCTTGCCGACGGATCCATCGATGGGTTACGGCTTGATCACCCCGACGGTCTCTTCAATCCAGTGCAGTACTTCACGCAAATCCAGATGCTCTACGCGGCTAGCCATTGCTGCGGCCCACAGCCTTCCGGAGCCGTTTCGCCGAACGGAATTGAAGAGGACGTCGTCTCACTCTTCGGTTCGCGTTCGCTGGCCCAGCAAGCACCGCTTTTCGTATTGGTCGAAAAGATTCTGGAACATGGCGAACACCTTCCGCCGGACTGGCCGGTTGACGGGACGGTCGGATACGAATTCGGCAATTCGCTGAACCACGTCTTCATCAACTCCCGAACCCAGCGCTTCTTCACCCTGCTTTATCACCGGTTCATCGGCGGCCCGGTCAATATCGGCACCGTGATTTATGAAAGCAAAAAGATGATCATGCAGACTTCGCTTTCGAGTGAACTCACCGTGCTGACCCATCTGCTGCAGGACATCGCCAACACTGACCGCCGTGCACGCGACATAACCCGGGCCCTGCTCAAAGAAGCTATCCGGGAGACCATCGCCTGCTTCCCCATCTATCGCACATATATCGATGCGCGAGGAACGGTCAGCGACCGTGATCGCGGATACATTGCAGAAGCCATCACTCGTGCCAAGCGTCGCAACCAGAATGACAACCCCGTTCCGTTCGATTTTCTCCGAAGCGTATTGCTGCTCGAATCCGAGAATGGCAACTTCAATTCGGACCAATACCGCAAGCGGCTCCGCTTCGCCTTGAAGTTCCAGCAACTGTCTGGCCCGGTGATGGCAAAAGGACTGGAAGACACAGCGTGCTACGTCTATTCGCGCTTTATCTCGGCCAATGAAGTTGGCGGATCTCCCGCACAGTTTGGGATCTCACTCGAAGAGTTTCATAACAGCAACATCGAACGGCTGCACGACTGGCCGTACTCGATGCTCGGGACGTCCACGCACGACAGTAAGAGAAGCGAAGACATACGGGCACGCCTAAACGTGCTTTCCGAAATGCCGAAGGTGTGGTCTTCGCAGGTAACGCGCTGGCGTCGCGCGAACCGCGCCAAGAAACGCACGCTCTCCGACGGGCGCTCAGTGCCGGACGCAAACGAAGAATACTTTCTATACCAGACGCTCGTTGGCACGTGGCCGCTGGAAGGGCAGACAGAGTCTGCGCGGAAGGGGTTCATCGAACGCATCCAGGCGTACATGACCAAGGCCATACACGAGGCCAAGGTCAACCTGAGTTGGATCAGTCAAAACCCGGAATACGTGGACTCACTGACAACTTTCATCACCCATATTCTTGCACCCGGCACATCGAAGCGTCCCAACCCGTTTCTTCAACAGTTCGAGACTTTTATCAGGCCGGTGCAATATTTCGGATGCATCAACAGCCTGGCCCAGGTACTTCTGAAAATCGCCTCGCCGGGCGTTCCCGATATTTATCGTGGCACTGAGCTTTATGACTTCAGCCTCGTGGATCCCGATAATCGACGGCCCGTCGATTACGACACCCGCCAGCAGCTCCTCGGGGACTTAGTCCACACCCGCTCTGTGGATGAAAACGCGTCTCTTTGCCGGGAGATCGCAACAAACCTCACCAGCGACCGCGCAAAGTTGTGGTTGACCCTTCGGGCGCTGCGTTTCCGTCGGGAGAACCGGGACCTGTTCCGTCGCGGTGACTACGCCCCGCTTTTCGCGGCCGGAGGGGTGCGGGAACACGTGATCTCCTTTGCCCGTCGGCTTGAGTCGCAAATGGTGATTGCGGCCGTACCTCGGTTCGCTTACACGTTGATGAAAGGAAACGTCGCGCCACCGATCGGAAGCGACGTCTGGCGCGATTGTGTTATTGAGGTTCCCGGTGAGGCTGGCACACTCACAAACGTGCTGACCGGCAAACCTGTCGAAATCTCAGACGGTCACCTTCTATGCCGCGAAGTTTTCGCCGACTTCCCGGTTGCTCTTCTCGCCAAATCCTGA
- a CDS encoding hemerythrin domain-containing protein, which yields MRRDKNLVPLSHQHQHALALCVRIGRAFDQAGDTPDVHPWELEIVQAFDREIGFHFVAEEKFLFPIADKYEDLQQLVDELRIEHTLIRRNVERARARQFTVTDLQVFSASLSEHVRKEERSLFEAMQQLLSQDELQEIGEAMRQYFHVAGLDTAESPGA from the coding sequence ATGCGTCGCGACAAGAACCTGGTTCCCCTTTCGCACCAGCATCAGCACGCCCTGGCGCTCTGCGTGCGCATCGGACGTGCCTTCGATCAAGCCGGTGATACTCCCGATGTACACCCGTGGGAGTTGGAGATCGTACAGGCGTTTGACCGGGAGATCGGGTTTCATTTCGTCGCGGAGGAGAAGTTCCTGTTCCCAATTGCAGACAAGTACGAGGACCTGCAGCAGCTTGTGGATGAACTTCGTATTGAGCACACGTTAATCCGGCGCAACGTCGAAAGGGCACGGGCACGGCAATTCACTGTGACAGATCTACAGGTGTTCAGTGCCAGTTTGAGTGAACACGTCCGAAAGGAGGAGCGCTCGCTGTTCGAAGCCATGCAGCAGCTGCTCTCACAGGACGAACTCCAGGAGATCGGCGAAGCCATGCGGCAGTATTTCCATGTCGCCGGTCTGGATACTGCAGAGAGCCCCGGCGCATAG
- a CDS encoding 3-hydroxyacyl-CoA dehydrogenase NAD-binding domain-containing protein gives MGEVRTIAVMGAGIMGRGIAHVAALGGFRTILEDLMPPALRKAEAEIRANLDKAVELGKVAAGDAAAAMNRLEFVSEVPAAAREADLVIEAVPEQMAAKIELFTQLDKLCRPDTILASNTSSLSITEIAAVTQRAPKCVGMHFFNPVHKMKLVEIVQALETDRETIATVVEVGGRMNKETVVIKESPGFITSRINAMIGNEAFYMLQEGIASASDIDKALKLGLNHPMGPFELVDLVGLDTRLSILEYLHKTLGEKYRPCPLLAQYVKAGRLGRKSGRGVFEYPATK, from the coding sequence ATGGGGGAAGTACGGACCATCGCCGTCATGGGCGCTGGAATCATGGGGCGCGGTATTGCCCACGTTGCAGCGCTCGGCGGATTCCGGACCATCCTTGAAGACCTCATGCCGCCTGCGCTCCGGAAGGCAGAGGCGGAGATCCGTGCCAACCTCGACAAAGCGGTCGAACTCGGCAAGGTTGCTGCTGGCGACGCCGCTGCGGCTATGAACCGTCTCGAGTTCGTCAGTGAAGTTCCCGCGGCTGCACGTGAGGCGGACCTCGTCATTGAAGCAGTGCCCGAGCAAATGGCTGCGAAAATCGAGCTATTCACGCAGCTCGACAAGCTCTGCCGGCCCGACACCATCCTGGCGTCGAACACGTCTTCGCTCAGCATCACGGAAATCGCGGCTGTTACGCAGCGAGCGCCGAAATGCGTCGGCATGCATTTCTTCAATCCGGTACATAAAATGAAGTTGGTGGAGATCGTCCAAGCGCTCGAAACCGACCGCGAAACCATCGCCACCGTTGTTGAAGTCGGCGGTCGCATGAACAAGGAAACCGTGGTGATTAAGGAGTCGCCCGGTTTCATCACCAGTCGCATCAACGCGATGATCGGCAACGAGGCCTTTTACATGCTGCAAGAGGGGATCGCTTCGGCGTCCGACATCGACAAGGCACTGAAACTCGGGCTCAACCACCCTATGGGTCCGTTTGAACTCGTTGATCTCGTCGGCCTTGATACCCGCCTCAGCATCCTGGAGTACCTGCACAAAACGCTCGGTGAGAAATATCGTCCTTGTCCGCTGCTTGCGCAGTACGTGAAGGCCGGACGCCTGGGACGCAAGTCCGGGCGTGGCGTGTTCGAGTATCCAGCGACGAAATAA